Genomic segment of Paenibacillus macerans:
TGGCGCGGGGAAACCCGCCGGATCTACTCGGGCAAGGGCTGGGCCGATCTGGAGGATGAGCCGCGGGAGACCGAGCGGTATCGGGGCGCCCCGTCCGACGGGCCGCTCGCCGCGGATCGTCCCGGGAAAGTCGAGACAAGACAGGTCGAGCAAATCATTACGATGAACACCGACCAGGAATATCCGGTGCTGTTCGGAGGCTACGCGATGGAGAGCGTCGAGCTGCTGGACGACCGGCAGCAGTCTGCCGATATGCGTTGGGCCCGGCGGGAAGGCGAACTGTTTTGGCACGGGTACCGCGATCCCGGCGATCTCCCGGATTATCCGCGAAAATACAAGGTTGTCGCAAATGTTCCGCTCATCCCGTTGCGGGAGCTGAAGCAGGCTGACTATGACGAGCTGTATCCGGAGCCCCCGGACGGGGAGTACTTGCAGCTTCCGGACAGCCTGCCGCAGCGGGTGAAGGATCTGGCGCGGGAGATCACGGCGGAAGGGTCCACGCCGTATGAGAAAATGGAGCTGCTGCAGGCTTATTTGCGGCAAAACTTCGAATATACGAACAAGCCGGACTTGTCCCGGCGCGAAAGCGGCGACTTCGTCGACAGCTTTCTGTTCGAAATCAAGCAGGGCTACTGCGATTATTATTCGACGGCGATGGTGATCATGGCCCGGTCGCTGGGGGTTCCGGCCAGGTGGGTGAAGGGCTACGCGCCGGGAACCCAGCCGAGCGAGGAAATGATGATGCGGAGTCCTGGGATCAGCGGGAATTACACGGTAAGCAACGCCGACGCCCACTCTTGGGCGGAGCTGTATTTTGGCGATTACGGCTGGATTCCGTTCGAGGCGACGCCAGGCTTTGACGCGCCGATTTTGCTCGCCGAGGAGGACAGCGTGGAGACGCTGGCGCCGGAGCCGGCTCAAGAGACGGAGACCGCAGCCATAGAAGAAAGTTTCCTGGACAAGATCGATCCTGCCGTACTTCGCCGCGTATCCCTTATCGCGCTGCCCGTGCTGCTGGCTTGGGGACTGTATCAGGTTCGGAACGAGCTTTACTTCACTTGGCTGCGGCTGCGGTTGGGCCGGCCTTTAACGCCCGGCGAGAAGACGGTGTTCGAGACGCTGCGGGTGGTCAAAAGGCTGCGGCTCAGGGGGCTTACGCGCGGCGACCAGGAAACGCTGCGGGAAACGTTCGCCCGCTGGAAGCGGGAGAAGCCGCATTTGTCCGGCGCGCTCGACCCGCTGCTGGCCAGCTTCGAAAAAGCGAATTACAGCTCCGCCTCCGTCTCGGAGGAAGAATGGCAAGCGGCCCGTCGTCTCGCCCGCGATCTGCTCAAGCGTACGAGCGGTCGCCGCGGCTGCGGACTGCCCATGCAGCCTTAAGCCGGCGAAACGGCATTTGAATTTGCGTTCCCCCGCGCCCCCAGCGCGAGGGGCGTTTTCTTTTTAAATTGAGAGTTGCTGCCTCTCAAAATATAGGCAGTTGGCGGCAGATTATGGTATAGTTTGTCGTATGGAAACTGAGGTGAACATAATTGTTTGAGATATTTATACCGAAAAAACGCGTCGACACCGTGTTCGAAATCGACCTGGAGGAGCTGTACGCGGGTGGCTACCGGGGCATCATCACCGATTTGGACAACACCCTGGTCGGGGCCAAGGCGCCGCTCGCTACGCCCGAACTGATCGAATGGTTCGGGAAAGTGAAGCAATGCGGGTTTAAACTGGTCATTGTGTCAAACAATAATTGGGACAGGGTGTCGGCGTTTGCCAACCCTTTAAATATCGAGTTTGTGCATGCGGCCAAAAAACCGTCCGCCGCGGCGTTCCGCCGGGCGATGGAAATGATGGGACTGGCTCCGCAGGAAACGGTGGTGGTCGGCGACCAGTTGATGACCGACGTGTTCGGCGGCAACCGCCTGGATTTATACACGATCCTGGTTCTGCCGATTTCCGTGCAGGATGAAGGGCTGGGAACGCGCATCAACCGGCTGCTGGAGCGTATCGTCAAACGGCGGCTGGGCAAAGTTGGATTATGGCTGGAGGAGGAAAAAAAACGATGACGGAGGTACGGGGAACAGCAAGCGTACTTCGCTGCAGCGGGTGCGGCATCGCCCTGCAAAGCGAGGCGCAGGATAAGCCGGGATATGTCCCGAGCGGGGCGCTCGCCAAAGAGCCGGTAATCTGCCAGCGCTGTTTTCGCATTAAAAATTACAACGAATCGTCTTCGGTGACGGTGGAGCAGGATGAATTCCTGCGGCTGCTGGCGCAAATCGGCGGCAAAAAGGCGCTTGTCATCCATATCGTCGACCTGTTTGACTTCCAGGGCAGCGTCATCTCCGGGCTGCAGCGGTTTATCGGCAACAACCCGGTGCTGCTCGCCGTGAACAAGATCGACCTGCTGCCGAAGGTGACGAACTGGAACAAGGTGCGGAACTGGGTGCAAAAGGAAGCGAAGGATATGGGGCTGAAGGTGGAGGACGTCGTGCTGTGCAGCGCCAAACAAAGCAGCGGGTTTGACCGCCTGCTGGAGGCGGTGGCGGCCCACCGCGGCGATCGCGACGTATACGTGGTCGGGGCGACCAATGTCGGCAAATCGTCGCTCATCAACCGGCTGATCCGCGATTACAGCGATTTGGAGCAGGAGCTCACCGTTTCGCGTTATCCGGGCACGACGCTCGATATGGTCCATATTCCGCTCGATGACGGGCGCGAGATCATCGATACGCCGGGCATCGTGTATCCTTCGCGGTACAGCGAGATGGTGGCCCCCGGCGATCTGGGCGTCATTTTGCCGGAGAAGCCGCTGAAGCCGGCGGTTTATCAGTTGAATGAAGGGCAGACGTTATTTTTCGGCGGCTTCGGGCGTTTTGATTTCGTACAAGGGGATCGGCAATCGTTCACCTGTTTCGTCAGCGGGCGCGTGCCGATTCACCGGACGAAGCTGGCGCGGGCCGACGAGCTGTTCGCGGACCATGCGGGCGAGATACTGGCGCCGCCAAGCCGGGAAAACATAGACAAGCTTCCGGAATGGACACGGCACGAGTTCCGGATCGACAAGGGAAGCAGCAGCGATCTGTTCATTTCCGGCCTGGGCTGGATTAAAATCAACAGCGACGCCGGGGCCGTCGTGGCCGCCCATGTTCCGAAAGGAATCAAGGTGCTGGTGCGCCGCTCCTTAATTTGATCTTGAGGGGGCCGAGGGGGAAGTTATGAACGGTCAGGAACAAATGGAGAAGAACAAGCTGCCGCTGCTGCTTGGCGTGATCGGCGATCCGATCGGGCATTCGAAATCGCCGGCCATGCACGAAGCGGCGCTGAAGGCTTGCGGCCTCGCCGGGGCCTACTTGCCTTTTCACGTGAAGGGCGAGCGGTTGAAGGAGGCCGTGCAGGGGATCGCGGCGCTTGGCTTTCGCGGCATCAATGTCACCGTCCCGCATAAATTGGATGTAATGAAATATTTGGACCGGATCGATGAAGGGGCGCGTTATATCGGCGCCGTCAACACGGTGGTCAACGATGGCGGCACGCTGACGGGGTACAATACCGACGGCATTGGATACATCCGTTCTCTGAAAGAGGAGACGGTGCCCGATCTGACGGGTAAAACCGCAGTCGTGCTGGGCGCGGGCGGCGCGGCGCGCGGCATCATTTACGCGCTGCTCCTGGAACGTCCCGCCCACGTCATAGTGGCCAACCGGACGGCGGACAAAGCACGTGAGCTGGCCGCGGAATGGGCCCATCTCGGCCGCATAAGCGGCTGCGGCATGGAGGAAGCGGCGGAATATCTGCAAGCGGCGGATATTGTGATCAATACGACATCGGCAGGGATGTACCCGCATGTGCAGGAAACCCCGATCGATCCCGCTCTCCTTCCGGGGGGAATTGTCGTCAGCGATCTGATTTACAATCCGCTGAAAACGGAGCTGCTGCGGAGAGCCGAGATGAAAGACTGCACGATCCACAGCGGATTCGGAATGTTTATTTACCAGGGCGCGTACGCGTTTGAACATTGGACCGGCCTGCCCGCTCCGATTGAAGCGATGCGCGCGGCGGTTATGGCCAGTATGGGCATCGCACATTTGAATGTTAAGGGGTCTTGAATATACAATGCTAACAGGAAAACAAAAACGTTATTTGCGCAGTCTGGCGCATGGGCTGCAGCCGATTTTTCAAGTAGGCAAAGGCGGGACGAACGAGCATATGATCCGCCAGATCGCGGAAGCGCTGGAGCGTCGCGAGCTGATCAAAATCTCCGTGCTGAACAACAATTTGGACGATCCGCGGGAGATTGCCGAAACCTTGGCGGAAGGGGCCGGCGCAGAGATGGTGCAGCTTATCGGCCGCACGATCGTCCTGTACAAGGAATCGCGCGAATACAAACAAATCGAGCTTCCTTAGGACGGCCCGGGGGGAAACCAACATGAAAAAAGTCGGGATTATGGGCGGGGCGTTCGATCCGATCCACCTCGGCCATTTGCTTGCGGCGGAATCCGCCAGAGAACAGCATCATCTTGAAGAGGTTTGGTTTATGCCTTCGCATATTCCGCCCCATAAACACCGGGCCGGAGTCAGCGGCAAGCAGCGGCTGGAAATGGTCGAGGCGGCCATTCAGGGCCATCCCGCCTTTAAGCCGCTCGACATTGAGCTGAAGCGGGGCGGCGTCTCCTATACGGTGGATACGATCCGGGAAATCCGGGGACAACATCCCGATCTGGACTTGTATTTTATTATCGGCGCGGATATGGTGAATTACCTGCCCAAATGGGAAGGGATCGAGGATTTGGCCGGAATGC
This window contains:
- the yhbY gene encoding ribosome assembly RNA-binding protein YhbY; amino-acid sequence: MLTGKQKRYLRSLAHGLQPIFQVGKGGTNEHMIRQIAEALERRELIKISVLNNNLDDPREIAETLAEGAGAEMVQLIGRTIVLYKESREYKQIELP
- a CDS encoding YqeG family HAD IIIA-type phosphatase, translated to MFEIFIPKKRVDTVFEIDLEELYAGGYRGIITDLDNTLVGAKAPLATPELIEWFGKVKQCGFKLVIVSNNNWDRVSAFANPLNIEFVHAAKKPSAAAFRRAMEMMGLAPQETVVVGDQLMTDVFGGNRLDLYTILVLPISVQDEGLGTRINRLLERIVKRRLGKVGLWLEEEKKR
- the aroE gene encoding shikimate dehydrogenase, whose protein sequence is MNGQEQMEKNKLPLLLGVIGDPIGHSKSPAMHEAALKACGLAGAYLPFHVKGERLKEAVQGIAALGFRGINVTVPHKLDVMKYLDRIDEGARYIGAVNTVVNDGGTLTGYNTDGIGYIRSLKEETVPDLTGKTAVVLGAGGAARGIIYALLLERPAHVIVANRTADKARELAAEWAHLGRISGCGMEEAAEYLQAADIVINTTSAGMYPHVQETPIDPALLPGGIVVSDLIYNPLKTELLRRAEMKDCTIHSGFGMFIYQGAYAFEHWTGLPAPIEAMRAAVMASMGIAHLNVKGS
- the yqeH gene encoding ribosome biogenesis GTPase YqeH; the protein is MTEVRGTASVLRCSGCGIALQSEAQDKPGYVPSGALAKEPVICQRCFRIKNYNESSSVTVEQDEFLRLLAQIGGKKALVIHIVDLFDFQGSVISGLQRFIGNNPVLLAVNKIDLLPKVTNWNKVRNWVQKEAKDMGLKVEDVVLCSAKQSSGFDRLLEAVAAHRGDRDVYVVGATNVGKSSLINRLIRDYSDLEQELTVSRYPGTTLDMVHIPLDDGREIIDTPGIVYPSRYSEMVAPGDLGVILPEKPLKPAVYQLNEGQTLFFGGFGRFDFVQGDRQSFTCFVSGRVPIHRTKLARADELFADHAGEILAPPSRENIDKLPEWTRHEFRIDKGSSSDLFISGLGWIKINSDAGAVVAAHVPKGIKVLVRRSLI
- a CDS encoding nicotinate-nucleotide adenylyltransferase codes for the protein MKKVGIMGGAFDPIHLGHLLAAESAREQHHLEEVWFMPSHIPPHKHRAGVSGKQRLEMVEAAIQGHPAFKPLDIELKRGGVSYTVDTIREIRGQHPDLDLYFIIGADMVNYLPKWEGIEDLAGMLTFIGLQRPGSFLELDALPPFIQEAVRLAEMPLVDISSSLIRSRLAQGRSVRYMVPDSVHDYMTRSGLYGIQS
- a CDS encoding DUF4129 domain-containing transglutaminase family protein, with product MMTTAPHWKWFSYRLLVMLWLTVIAMQWIDFTEPIWFSATTTLVTVTVITIALIEVLLPIKAAWRWTVKIALVLAGWRIVLTGCGVYVPYGPLFPDQIRGMALSFVPYIWFSLAAWALLELAVRLVVGRKRILLFLAVHLLAFTILDSFTSYYLWSNVAWLVFAGLGWLASWHFYEYRLKYPQGWQRLRRQPIKVAINIALVFACVLLIGISMPAVSPTLTDPYTAWIKRSGGAGGDAGTTLAGAVETTGTALSQEQIMSGYSRDDKDLGDGFEFSYTPVMSVSTPVRSYWRGETRRIYSGKGWADLEDEPRETERYRGAPSDGPLAADRPGKVETRQVEQIITMNTDQEYPVLFGGYAMESVELLDDRQQSADMRWARREGELFWHGYRDPGDLPDYPRKYKVVANVPLIPLRELKQADYDELYPEPPDGEYLQLPDSLPQRVKDLAREITAEGSTPYEKMELLQAYLRQNFEYTNKPDLSRRESGDFVDSFLFEIKQGYCDYYSTAMVIMARSLGVPARWVKGYAPGTQPSEEMMMRSPGISGNYTVSNADAHSWAELYFGDYGWIPFEATPGFDAPILLAEEDSVETLAPEPAQETETAAIEESFLDKIDPAVLRRVSLIALPVLLAWGLYQVRNELYFTWLRLRLGRPLTPGEKTVFETLRVVKRLRLRGLTRGDQETLRETFARWKREKPHLSGALDPLLASFEKANYSSASVSEEEWQAARRLARDLLKRTSGRRGCGLPMQP